Proteins encoded in a region of the Halococcus saccharolyticus DSM 5350 genome:
- a CDS encoding DUF655 domain-containing protein, with product MSDAESDDGASTERTRAVVLDLLPNGRPDDDRPAHQKPPIAYVLGESQFQLRELTLTEDADISFGDRIQFDGEGIESVREVTHGDLSNAARSELEYAVEEIIDRDEARFVGFYNDAQPITLRLHQLNLLPGIGKKLRNSILDERKREPFDGFDDLEERVAGLHRPKEILVERLIEELRDDDLKYRIFVGRDPDEG from the coding sequence ATGAGTGACGCCGAGAGCGACGACGGGGCGTCGACCGAGCGGACACGAGCCGTCGTGCTCGATCTGCTGCCCAACGGCCGTCCCGACGACGACCGGCCAGCACATCAGAAACCGCCGATCGCCTACGTCCTCGGCGAGTCACAGTTTCAGCTCCGAGAGCTGACGCTGACCGAGGACGCCGACATCAGTTTCGGCGATCGGATCCAGTTCGACGGCGAAGGGATCGAATCCGTTCGTGAGGTAACTCACGGTGACCTCTCGAACGCCGCGCGATCGGAGCTCGAGTACGCGGTCGAGGAGATCATCGATCGCGACGAGGCGCGGTTCGTCGGCTTCTACAACGACGCCCAGCCGATCACGCTCCGGCTCCACCAGCTCAACCTGCTCCCTGGTATCGGCAAGAAACTCCGAAACTCGATCCTCGACGAGCGAAAGCGCGAGCCGTTCGACGGGTTCGACGACCTCGAAGAGCGGGTCGCGGGGCTCCACCGCCCGAAGGAGATTCTCGTCGAGCGGCTGATCGAGGAACTCCGCGACGACGACCTCAAGTACCGCATCTTCGTCGGGCGCGATCCGGACGAGGGCTGA
- a CDS encoding RNA polymerase Rpb4 family protein, producing the protein MTIFKEQLDEEYLTLAETKELLADVEAEHAADEDREMPYELARAIDHVNRFADLTPEEAREFVAELRDHEKVDEPTAYKIADLKPANRDELRAIYAQERFSLSGDELDDVLAIVAKHV; encoded by the coding sequence ATGACGATCTTCAAGGAGCAGCTCGACGAGGAGTATCTCACGCTCGCCGAAACCAAGGAACTGCTCGCCGATGTCGAAGCCGAGCACGCGGCCGACGAGGACCGTGAGATGCCCTACGAGCTCGCGCGCGCCATCGATCACGTCAACCGATTCGCGGATCTCACGCCCGAGGAGGCCCGAGAGTTCGTGGCCGAACTCCGCGACCACGAGAAGGTCGACGAACCGACCGCGTACAAGATCGCGGACCTCAAACCCGCCAATCGTGACGAGCTCCGCGCGATCTACGCTCAGGAGCGGTTCTCGCTGTCGGGCGACGAGCTCGACGACGTTCTCGCGATCGTGGCGAAACACGTCTGA
- a CDS encoding 50S ribosomal protein L21e, with amino-acid sequence MPNSKGPLKKTRNKLSNDPRERGTSPPQRAIENFDEGDHVHLSLDPSVTDGRFHPRFNGHTGEVLGSQGRAYQVAIVDGDTEKTLIVTPEHLSRQE; translated from the coding sequence ATGCCTAACTCGAAAGGACCGCTGAAGAAGACCCGGAACAAGCTCTCGAACGACCCGCGCGAGCGCGGGACGTCCCCGCCCCAGCGCGCGATCGAGAACTTCGACGAGGGCGACCACGTCCACCTCAGCCTCGACCCGAGCGTCACCGATGGACGGTTCCATCCCCGGTTCAACGGTCACACTGGCGAGGTGCTCGGCAGTCAGGGTCGTGCCTATCAGGTGGCGATCGTCGACGGCGACACCGAGAAGACCCTGATCGTCACGCCGGAGCATCTCAGCCGTCAGGAATGA
- a CDS encoding elongation factor 1-beta, protein MGKVAAKLKVMPESPEVDLDELQHELEDSLPEGAKINGFERDDVAFGLVALLPTVIVPDDAGGTEAVEEAFADVGTVESVAVENVGRI, encoded by the coding sequence ATGGGGAAGGTCGCCGCGAAGCTCAAGGTGATGCCGGAGAGCCCCGAGGTCGACCTCGACGAACTCCAGCACGAACTCGAGGACTCGCTGCCCGAGGGCGCGAAGATCAACGGGTTCGAGCGTGACGACGTCGCGTTCGGTCTCGTTGCCCTCCTGCCGACGGTGATCGTTCCCGACGACGCCGGCGGGACCGAGGCGGTCGAGGAGGCGTTCGCCGACGTCGGCACGGTCGAAAGCGTCGCCGTCGAGAACGTCGGTCGGATCTAA
- a CDS encoding HVO_2753 family zinc finger protein codes for MSESEQQGSQTRSCVSCGINISGTNAAAFDCPECGTQIYRCATCRKQSNLYECPDCGFTGP; via the coding sequence ATGAGCGAAAGCGAACAACAGGGGAGCCAGACCCGCTCGTGTGTCTCGTGTGGGATCAACATCTCGGGCACCAACGCCGCCGCCTTCGACTGTCCCGAGTGTGGAACCCAGATCTACCGGTGTGCGACCTGTCGCAAGCAGAGTAACCTCTACGAGTGTCCCGACTGCGGGTTCACGGGGCCGTAA
- a CDS encoding ferritin-like domain-containing protein, which translates to MTDENTIREESDGVLDFIGQVSDQLRSRRAFMGDAAKVGASATALSALGAGTAAANDGGDSGNGGSSPSDVDILNYALTLEHLEANYYDQFLAEHSEEEVERSAVAQYFARPTLQYSTYQQIQDVRDHEQAHVEALSQTIEDLGGTPVEPAEYEFPYSSMEEFVALSDRIEAVGVSAYAGAAPMIDNEEVLKAALSIHSVEAEHQTYFQLLNLQRPAPEAFNEARSMEQVLPIAKQFIVGENDVPEMASATFENQTTDGSNVTVASAALPDGGFVAMHDSSLLDGNVAGSVIGVSEKFDAGTQMDVNVPLYSGVPGGDYDQSRLEEDQTLIAMPHKDTNGNGTYDFLTSGGEQDGAYTQDGSAVVDDAEITVE; encoded by the coding sequence ATGACTGATGAAAACACGATCCGCGAGGAGTCTGACGGGGTTCTCGATTTTATCGGACAGGTCAGCGATCAACTGCGCTCGCGGCGGGCGTTCATGGGCGATGCGGCGAAGGTCGGTGCGAGTGCGACCGCGCTGTCGGCGCTGGGAGCCGGCACCGCGGCCGCAAACGACGGCGGTGACAGCGGAAACGGTGGATCGAGCCCGAGCGACGTCGACATCCTAAACTACGCGCTCACGCTCGAACACCTCGAAGCGAACTACTACGACCAGTTCCTCGCCGAACACTCCGAGGAGGAGGTCGAGCGTTCGGCGGTGGCCCAGTACTTCGCACGACCGACGCTCCAGTACTCGACGTACCAACAGATCCAGGACGTCCGGGATCACGAACAGGCTCACGTCGAGGCGCTCAGTCAGACGATCGAGGATCTCGGTGGGACGCCGGTCGAGCCGGCTGAGTACGAGTTCCCGTACTCCTCGATGGAGGAGTTCGTCGCGCTGTCGGACCGGATCGAGGCGGTCGGTGTCTCCGCCTACGCGGGCGCGGCACCGATGATCGACAACGAGGAAGTCTTGAAGGCCGCGCTCTCGATCCACTCGGTTGAGGCCGAACATCAGACGTACTTCCAGCTGCTCAACCTCCAGCGGCCCGCGCCGGAGGCGTTCAACGAGGCGCGCTCGATGGAGCAGGTGCTCCCGATCGCCAAACAGTTCATCGTCGGCGAGAACGACGTGCCCGAGATGGCGTCGGCGACGTTCGAGAACCAGACTACGGACGGGTCGAACGTCACTGTCGCGTCGGCCGCGCTGCCCGACGGCGGCTTCGTCGCGATGCACGATAGCAGCCTGCTCGATGGCAACGTCGCCGGGAGCGTCATCGGCGTCTCCGAGAAGTTCGACGCCGGCACGCAGATGGACGTGAACGTGCCGCTGTACTCGGGCGTCCCCGGCGGGGACTACGATCAGTCGCGGCTCGAAGAGGATCAGACGCTGATCGCCATGCCGCACAAGGACACCAACGGCAACGGCACCTACGACTTCCTCACCTCCGGTGGCGAGCAGGACGGTGCCTACACTCAGGACGGCAGCGCCGTCGTCGACGACGCAGAGATCACCGTCGAGTAG
- a CDS encoding ferritin-like domain-containing protein, with protein MSNDTIAERIEAGESFVDPDDFEFDNADDDIDRENESTRDLLGRVSGALNRRSFMGNAAKAGAGAVALGTLASGSAAAYHEASDVDILNFALTLEHLEAAYYNEFLDEHSEGEVERSDAIGAKFADPQLQYSTWQEIVAIRDHEEAHVDALTKTIKDLGGTPVEAAEYEFPYSTMEEFVKFSNRVEAVGTSAYAGAAPFLDNEAVVEAGLSIHSVEARHTSYFGALLPKSSMPNAFDPARSMDQVVGIVSPLIVSE; from the coding sequence ATGTCAAACGATACTATTGCGGAACGCATCGAGGCGGGGGAGAGCTTCGTCGATCCCGATGACTTCGAGTTCGACAACGCCGACGACGACATCGACCGCGAGAACGAGAGCACGCGCGACCTGCTCGGCCGCGTCAGCGGCGCGCTGAACCGTCGTTCGTTCATGGGTAACGCCGCGAAAGCCGGAGCCGGAGCGGTCGCGCTCGGGACCCTCGCGTCGGGCTCTGCGGCCGCCTATCACGAGGCCAGCGACGTCGACATCCTGAACTTCGCGCTGACCCTCGAACACCTCGAGGCCGCGTACTACAACGAGTTCCTCGACGAACACTCCGAAGGTGAGGTCGAGCGCTCCGACGCAATCGGGGCGAAGTTCGCCGATCCCCAGCTCCAGTACTCGACCTGGCAGGAGATCGTAGCGATCCGCGACCACGAGGAAGCCCACGTGGACGCACTCACGAAGACAATCAAGGACCTCGGTGGCACGCCTGTCGAGGCCGCCGAGTACGAGTTCCCGTACTCCACGATGGAGGAGTTCGTCAAGTTCTCGAACCGTGTCGAGGCGGTCGGCACGTCGGCGTACGCCGGTGCGGCACCGTTCCTCGACAACGAGGCCGTCGTAGAGGCAGGGCTTTCGATCCATTCGGTCGAGGCACGCCACACCAGCTACTTCGGCGCACTCCTGCCGAAGAGCTCGATGCCGAACGCGTTCGACCCGGCCCGCAGCATGGACCAGGTCGTCGGCATCGTCTCCCCGCTGATCGTCTCCGAGTAG
- a CDS encoding helix-turn-helix domain-containing protein — protein MNLIAVVDIAHSDLSLAPTIRECSDVTIRVVPQSGTDPETGIFFFLVENPGEEFETQLDEDHTVAEWELVAGSAATRVYRIRHPPETKLISPKTSELSGLMREAITNTRGWTVRLQFPGREALAALADYCDEEDISFTLQQMFQQDEWNGGEPTGLTEAQRVALVTAYENGYFEEPREARLDDIADELDLSPTAIGGRIRRGTAKLVETTLLED, from the coding sequence GTGAACCTGATCGCCGTCGTCGACATTGCTCATTCGGATCTCTCGCTGGCACCCACGATCCGCGAGTGTTCCGACGTGACGATCCGAGTCGTGCCACAGTCCGGCACCGATCCCGAGACGGGGATCTTCTTCTTCCTCGTCGAGAACCCCGGTGAGGAGTTCGAAACGCAGCTCGACGAGGATCACACGGTTGCGGAGTGGGAGTTGGTGGCGGGCTCGGCGGCGACCCGCGTCTATCGGATCCGCCACCCACCCGAGACGAAGCTGATCTCGCCGAAAACGAGCGAGCTCAGCGGGCTGATGCGCGAGGCGATCACCAACACCCGTGGCTGGACGGTCCGGCTCCAGTTCCCTGGCCGGGAAGCACTCGCCGCACTCGCGGACTACTGTGACGAGGAGGACATCTCCTTTACTCTCCAACAGATGTTCCAGCAGGACGAGTGGAACGGTGGGGAGCCGACGGGGCTGACCGAGGCCCAGCGTGTCGCACTGGTAACGGCCTACGAGAACGGCTACTTCGAGGAACCACGCGAGGCGCGCCTCGACGACATCGCGGACGAGCTCGACCTCTCGCCGACCGCCATCGGCGGCCGAATCCGCCGTGGGACGGCGAAACTCGTCGAGACGACGCTCCTAGAGGACTAA
- a CDS encoding aminomethyltransferase family protein, with translation MAESEPPSTERDSHPNHPNVDQSDRVLPRNLRQSGDPGIEMLVSTRVRKSPFFHKSFNEEGAWRCTVYNRIYHPRGLVEPEDGGAMAEYEALTEAVTLWDVAVERQIRVKGPDAEALTDYVITRDATEIEPMHGKYVILCNEDGGVLNDPILLRVEEDEFWFSISDSTLMQWLQGVNVGKDFDVEIDEIDVAPMQIQGPRSEDVMVEVVGEEVSEIPYYGLMEAEIDGCPVLVSQTGFSGEKGFEIYVKDAMENAERVWDPVLETVKDHGGMQIAPGHHRRIAAGILSWGQDMDHETSPFQVNLGYQVPDDKEGDYVGKEALERQQEQIENGEYPFNLKMVGLKMAGEPIRDYAPDFWLVSDPDTGEECGYMTSPWHNPELETNIGLGFVPAEKLQAETDAALNDEIYEEDLDIEFQVHLPDEYAEEPGESVYATVAEVPFKESVNPSAREQAKLNARKDAESE, from the coding sequence ATGGCAGAATCCGAACCACCGTCCACCGAACGCGATTCGCATCCGAACCACCCGAACGTCGACCAATCGGACCGCGTTCTCCCGCGAAACCTGCGTCAGTCGGGCGACCCAGGGATCGAGATGTTGGTCTCGACTCGGGTCCGCAAATCCCCGTTCTTCCACAAGTCGTTCAACGAGGAGGGCGCGTGGCGCTGCACGGTCTACAACCGGATCTACCACCCCCGCGGGTTGGTCGAACCCGAGGACGGCGGCGCGATGGCGGAGTACGAAGCCCTGACCGAGGCCGTGACGCTGTGGGACGTCGCCGTCGAGCGCCAGATCCGCGTGAAGGGTCCCGACGCGGAGGCGCTCACCGACTACGTTATCACCCGGGACGCGACCGAGATCGAGCCGATGCACGGCAAGTACGTCATCCTCTGCAACGAGGACGGCGGCGTGCTGAACGATCCGATCTTGCTGCGCGTCGAGGAGGACGAGTTCTGGTTCTCGATCTCGGACTCCACGCTCATGCAGTGGCTACAGGGCGTCAACGTCGGGAAGGACTTCGACGTCGAGATCGACGAGATCGACGTCGCGCCGATGCAGATTCAGGGCCCGCGCTCGGAGGACGTAATGGTTGAGGTCGTCGGCGAGGAGGTCTCCGAGATTCCCTACTACGGCCTGATGGAAGCCGAGATCGACGGCTGTCCCGTCCTCGTGAGCCAGACCGGGTTCTCGGGCGAGAAGGGGTTCGAGATCTACGTGAAGGACGCGATGGAGAACGCCGAGCGGGTCTGGGACCCGGTTCTCGAAACCGTGAAGGATCACGGCGGGATGCAGATCGCGCCCGGCCACCACCGTCGGATCGCGGCTGGCATCCTCTCGTGGGGCCAGGACATGGACCACGAAACCTCGCCGTTCCAGGTCAATCTCGGCTACCAGGTCCCCGACGACAAGGAGGGCGACTACGTCGGCAAGGAGGCGCTCGAACGCCAGCAGGAGCAGATCGAGAACGGCGAATACCCATTCAATCTCAAGATGGTCGGCCTGAAGATGGCGGGCGAGCCGATTCGGGATTACGCCCCCGACTTCTGGCTCGTCTCCGACCCCGATACGGGCGAGGAGTGTGGGTACATGACGTCGCCGTGGCACAACCCCGAGCTGGAGACCAACATCGGACTTGGATTCGTGCCGGCGGAGAAACTGCAGGCCGAGACCGACGCGGCGCTCAACGACGAGATCTACGAGGAGGATCTCGACATCGAGTTTCAGGTGCATCTCCCGGACGAGTACGCTGAGGAGCCCGGTGAGTCGGTGTACGCCACGGTCGCGGAGGTGCCGTTCAAGGAGTCGGTGAACCCGAGCGCCCGCGAACAGGCCAAACTGAACGCGCGAAAGGACGCCGAATCAGAGTAA
- a CDS encoding bifunctional 5,10-methylenetetrahydrofolate dehydrogenase/5,10-methenyltetrahydrofolate cyclohydrolase, whose amino-acid sequence MPSAERLRGEPVAAEIRADVRDRVHELGERGVTPTLATVVMSDDPADERFVELKHAACRDLDIASRDVRIDPDAPAERLHQAIDRLCADPAVDGVFVQVPLPDHVALAEVRQRLDPATDIDCLSFTNLGRLVRGDPRYLPATPAAVRRLLTTYEVPIEGEDVAIVGRSEIVGKPLTNLLLRDAPDGNATVTVCHSRTSNLGAVTRQADIVVTAAGVPGLVDGSMLSRGVTVVDVSANRIESGSEGKTQVVGDVDFESAAAVAEAITPVPGGVGPVTLAMLVSNVVLAAERRADAG is encoded by the coding sequence ATGCCGTCCGCCGAACGGCTGCGCGGCGAGCCGGTCGCAGCCGAGATCCGGGCTGACGTGCGCGATCGCGTCCACGAGCTCGGCGAACGCGGCGTTACGCCGACGCTCGCCACAGTGGTGATGAGCGACGACCCGGCCGACGAGCGGTTCGTAGAACTGAAACACGCGGCCTGTCGCGATCTCGATATTGCGAGTCGAGACGTCCGGATCGATCCTGACGCACCCGCGGAGCGACTCCATCAAGCGATCGACCGGCTCTGTGCCGACCCCGCGGTCGACGGCGTGTTCGTCCAGGTCCCGCTGCCGGACCACGTTGCGCTTGCCGAGGTGCGACAACGGCTCGACCCAGCGACGGACATCGATTGTCTCAGTTTCACGAACCTCGGCCGGCTCGTCCGGGGCGATCCCCGCTACCTCCCGGCGACGCCCGCCGCGGTCCGTCGTCTACTCACGACGTACGAGGTACCGATCGAAGGCGAGGACGTCGCCATCGTGGGTCGTTCGGAGATCGTCGGCAAACCCCTCACGAATCTGCTCCTTCGCGACGCGCCGGACGGCAACGCGACCGTGACCGTCTGTCACTCCCGAACATCGAACCTCGGTGCCGTGACCCGCCAAGCGGATATCGTGGTGACTGCCGCCGGCGTGCCGGGGCTCGTCGACGGCTCGATGCTCTCACGAGGCGTCACGGTCGTCGACGTGAGCGCGAACCGGATCGAGTCGGGAAGCGAGGGGAAAACCCAGGTCGTCGGCGACGTCGACTTCGAGAGCGCGGCGGCGGTCGCTGAGGCGATCACGCCGGTCCCCGGCGGCGTCGGCCCGGTCACGCTCGCCATGCTCGTTTCGAACGTCGTTCTCGCGGCCGAGCGCCGGGCGGACGCGGGATGA
- a CDS encoding anthranilate synthase component II, with amino-acid sequence MTRILVIDNYDSFAYNLVQYAGAAVDAPEDGEIVVRRNDAIDVAGIRELDPDGIVVSPGPGTPADAGVSIPVFRELDYPTLGVCLGHQALCAAHGAPVGHAPSVVHGKPSTVRHDGEGVFEGLPETFAAGRYHSLAIERDDLPGPLVETAQSEDTATSTADGGSSAAIGTDGVVMGVRHRELPHEGVQFHPESILTDVGMAMLENFERRCRPNDR; translated from the coding sequence ATGACCCGAATCCTCGTGATCGACAACTACGACTCGTTCGCCTACAACCTCGTCCAGTACGCCGGCGCGGCGGTCGACGCGCCCGAAGATGGCGAGATCGTGGTGCGACGTAACGACGCGATCGACGTCGCAGGGATTCGGGAGCTGGACCCCGACGGCATCGTCGTCTCGCCAGGGCCAGGCACGCCCGCCGACGCAGGTGTGTCGATCCCGGTGTTTCGCGAACTCGACTATCCGACTCTCGGGGTGTGTCTCGGCCACCAGGCGCTGTGTGCGGCCCACGGCGCGCCCGTCGGCCACGCGCCCAGCGTGGTCCACGGCAAACCCTCGACGGTCCGCCACGATGGGGAAGGGGTCTTCGAGGGACTGCCCGAGACGTTCGCGGCCGGCCGGTATCACTCCCTCGCGATCGAGCGCGACGATCTCCCCGGCCCTCTCGTCGAGACGGCGCAGTCAGAGGACACTGCCACAAGCACGGCGGACGGAGGCTCGTCGGCCGCGATCGGAACCGACGGCGTCGTGATGGGTGTGCGCCACCGCGAATTGCCCCACGAGGGTGTCCAGTTCCATCCCGAGAGCATCCTGACCGACGTCGGCATGGCGATGCTGGAGAACTTCGAGCGGCGGTGTCGCCCGAACGATCGGTAG
- the pabB gene encoding aminodeoxychorismate synthase, component I, whose amino-acid sequence MNEPHVVTTDSAFAETARDAPRTARVPVEVRVSVDDPFLAYRCARGREQTERTDGVYLETTGGQAGWGYFAIDPIFRLQVGDTFEPVGDADPSPTLAELAGLLDRETLVRGDCDVPYPCGAFGWLSYDIARELESLPDTTIDDRGLPRLQLGVFDRVAAWEAGSEGETTLRMTACPQVGDDPAAAYERGRERALDLACAAVAGDPAIGGAPIDADDATFESDCTPEEFAERVRRVKRYVRDGDTFQANVSQRLRAPAAVHPVAAFGALRRVNPAPYSALLEFPGVDLVSASPELLLDVNGNELLTEPIAGTRPRGDTPEADTELERDLLTDEKERAEHAMLVDLERNDLGKVSEYGSVEVSEYRRVDRYSEVMHLVSLVEGRLRTDRELVDAVAATFPGGTITGAPKPRTMEIIDEVETTRRGPYTGSIGVFGFDDRATLNMTIRTLVRRGEEYFLRVGAGIVHDSEPESEYAETLDKGRALIAAIDDALGDRADLGIERATAADGGSSTPDDREDEDR is encoded by the coding sequence ATGAACGAACCTCACGTCGTCACCACCGACTCGGCGTTCGCCGAGACTGCACGCGACGCCCCACGAACGGCGCGCGTCCCGGTCGAGGTCCGAGTGTCCGTCGACGACCCGTTTCTCGCCTATCGGTGCGCACGTGGTCGCGAGCAGACGGAACGAACTGACGGCGTGTACCTCGAAACGACCGGCGGCCAGGCGGGCTGGGGCTACTTCGCTATCGACCCGATCTTCCGACTGCAGGTCGGCGACACCTTCGAACCCGTTGGCGACGCCGACCCATCACCCACGCTCGCGGAGCTCGCAGGGCTGCTCGACCGCGAGACGCTCGTCCGGGGTGACTGCGACGTTCCCTATCCCTGTGGAGCGTTCGGCTGGCTCTCCTACGACATCGCCCGCGAGCTGGAATCGCTTCCCGACACCACCATCGACGATCGTGGCCTCCCACGGCTCCAGCTCGGCGTCTTCGATCGGGTGGCGGCGTGGGAGGCAGGGTCGGAGGGCGAAACCACGCTCCGGATGACGGCCTGTCCCCAGGTCGGCGACGACCCCGCCGCAGCCTACGAGCGGGGTCGCGAGCGCGCGCTCGACCTCGCTTGTGCCGCCGTCGCAGGCGATCCGGCGATCGGCGGCGCACCGATCGACGCCGACGATGCCACCTTCGAGAGCGACTGCACGCCCGAAGAGTTCGCCGAGCGCGTGCGCCGAGTCAAGCGGTACGTCCGCGACGGCGATACGTTCCAGGCGAACGTCTCACAGCGACTGCGCGCGCCGGCCGCCGTCCATCCGGTGGCAGCGTTCGGGGCCCTCCGCCGAGTGAACCCGGCCCCCTACTCGGCGCTGCTGGAGTTCCCCGGTGTCGACCTCGTGAGCGCCTCGCCGGAACTCCTCCTCGATGTAAACGGGAACGAACTCCTGACCGAACCCATCGCGGGAACCAGGCCACGCGGGGACACCCCCGAGGCCGACACCGAGCTTGAGCGTGATCTCCTCACGGACGAGAAGGAACGCGCTGAACACGCAATGTTGGTCGATCTCGAACGCAACGATCTCGGAAAGGTCAGCGAGTACGGCAGCGTCGAGGTCTCGGAGTACCGCCGGGTCGACCGCTACTCCGAGGTGATGCATCTCGTCTCGCTGGTCGAGGGTCGCCTCCGCACGGATCGGGAGCTCGTGGATGCCGTCGCCGCGACCTTTCCTGGCGGGACGATCACCGGCGCGCCCAAACCCCGAACGATGGAGATCATCGACGAGGTCGAGACGACCAGGCGCGGTCCCTACACCGGTTCGATCGGCGTCTTCGGGTTCGACGATCGCGCCACGCTCAACATGACGATCCGGACGCTGGTGCGTCGCGGCGAGGAGTACTTCCTCAGAGTTGGTGCGGGGATCGTCCACGACTCCGAACCCGAGAGTGAGTACGCCGAGACGCTCGACAAGGGCCGCGCGCTGATCGCAGCGATCGACGACGCGCTCGGCGATCGCGCCGACCTCGGAATCGAGCGCGCGACCGCGGCGGACGGCGGTTCGTCCACACCCGACGACCGAGAGGACGAGGACCGATGA